One window from the genome of Carassius carassius chromosome 15, fCarCar2.1, whole genome shotgun sequence encodes:
- the LOC132158409 gene encoding adenosine receptor A2a-like: MYSMWLYSLIQCVIAVLVIGVSVRLCFAAGCAAAGPGTRSWSTSACLKLCLCLVGSVGSIVDAPVSVLLNLRSSQCLYTCIAMISCPLLLRQFTVCLLLLLTLNTHLQSRLGNRYAGLVTRRRVLCSVLLCWVISVIIAFGQFLVSNSLDTSGASEDDDTAGLGMDEWPEANYTTPALPPKRPYPQDRSVIGQFLPYGGFLSKFLVEDNENFTYAEIHGSHWGICAPDTTLSPVFMVYVYAVTVFVIPLLVLSGVYLDLMCFMPQQVPANSTFPQKRSSVQSRSLALSISLLVMLCLPLHITHALLLFAPSAARPSWTSLMASVLFQMYSLVPPLLFTNTSQQVGFECSLLSAPNLTSRVISSQVKSVGSAFRSVEDFSQPGPTLKAKASPEM; encoded by the exons ATGTATTCCATGTGGCTATATTCCCTGATTCAGTGTGTAATAGCGGTGCTGGTAATCGGAGTGAGTGTGAGGTTGTGCTTCGCTGCTGGCTGTGCTGCAGCTGGTCCAGGAACTAGAAGCTGGAGCACATCTGCATGCCTGAAGCTCTGCCTCTGCTTGGTCGGGTCAGTGGGCAGTATTGTGGACGCTCCTGTGTCTGTGCTGTTGAACCTGAGGAGCTCCCAGTGCCTTTACACCTGTATCGCCATGATCTCCTGCCCCCTCCTGCTCAGGCAGTTCACCGTGTGCCTTCTGCTTCTACTCACCCTTAACACACACCTGCAGAGCCGCCTGGGGAACAG ATATGCAGGATTAGTGACTCGTAGGCGGGTTTTGTGCTCAGTGCTGCTCTGCTGGGTCATTTCAGTGATCATCGCCTTCGGCCAGTTCTTAGTTTCCAACTCTTTGGATACCTCGGGAGCGTCTGAGGATGACGATACGGCTGGACTGGGGATGGATGAATGGCCTGAAGCCAATTATACCACCCCTGCCCTCCCTCCCAAACGCCCCTACCCACAGGATCGCTCTGTAATCGGACAGTTCTTGCCTTACGGAGGATTTCTTTCCAAGTTCCTGGTAGAGGACAATGAGAACTTCACATATGCTGAAATCCATGGCAGCCATTGGGGCATCTGTGCCCCTGACACCACACTCAGTCCAGTCTTCATGGTGTATGTTTATGCCGTCACCGTGTTTGTTATCCCTTTGTTGGTTCTGTCAGGTGTGTATCTGGACTTGATGTGTTTCATGCCACAGCAGGTTCCAGCGAACTCCACATTTCCTCAGAAACGAAGCTCAGTGCAGTCTCGCTCATTGGCTCTCTCTATTTCTCTACTAGTAATGCTTTGCCTGCCCCTGCACATCACCCACGCTTTGTTACTCTTCGCCCCAAGTGCCGCTAGACCCAGCTGGACCTCTCTGATGGCCTCGGTTCTCTTCCAGATGTATAGCCTAGTGCCCCCTCTTCTCTTCACCAACACCTCTCAGCAGGTAGGCTTTGAGTGCTCCTTGTTATCCGCGCCCAACCTGACCTCGAGGGTTATCTCCTCTCAAGTCAAATCTGTGGGGAGTGCTTTCCGTTCAGTGGAAGATTTCAGTCAGCCTGGACCAACACTGAAAGCCAAAGCTTCTCCAGAAATGTGA